The following is a genomic window from Desulforhopalus sp..
AATAGGCACAGTAATATTTTGTGGAAAGATCAGGTCCATGGGGTATGCGAACATAACATTACGGATTCCTCTGGTTCCGCTAGGACTGCATTTCCACAAAGGTCTTATTGATTTCGTCCTTGATTTCTAGACATAAATCAGACATATTGTTACCATTTGTAAATAAGTGGAGTCGTTTTGTCTGGAGTGTGGGGTGAAAGAGAAACCAGAAGATATTTTCCGCTCATGCGGTGGCAAGCTGCGAATGAGCGATGCCATTCAGCGCGGGATCACGCGCTATATGCTTTATTCACTCAGGGACAGAGGAGCGATTGAGCAGATAAGCAGAGGAATATACCGGCTGGTGGAGCTGCCACCTATCGGTAGCCCTGATCTGGTGACGGTCGGCCTGCGATTTCCAAACGCCGTTATCTGCCTTGTCTCAGCCCTGGCCTTCCACGAGATCACAACCCAGATCCCCCATAGTGTTTCAGTTGCAGTTTCCAGGGAGTCACGGATGCCATATCTTGAGTATCCACCTCTCATTGTTCACCGATTCTCCGATCAGGCATATCGTGCTGGAATAGAGGAACATCAAATCGACGGCGTACCTGTTAAGATCTACAATCCCGAAAAAACAATCGTTGACTGTTTTAAGTTTCGCAACAAAATCGGCATGGACGTAGTACTGGAGGCGCTGAAATTCTATAGAGCACGGAAAAGATTTAATCTTGGAGCTCTGTTGAACTACGCAAAAATCTGCCGGGTAGAAAAGGTAATGAGCCCCTACCTGGAAACAAGCATATGAAATCCAAAAGCAATGTACGGGCATCAATCCGGCAACGACTCCTCAATCGGGCCAAGAGTGACAAGAGGCCGTTTAATGAGCTGCTTCAGTATTACGCCATGGAGCGATTTCTGTACCGCCTGTCCCGATCCGCTCATGCGGACCGATTCATTCTCAAGGGAGCGTTGATGTTGAGAGTTTGGCGTTCTCCAGGATTTCGGTCGACCATGGATATCGACATGCTGGGAAGAACGAGCAACGAGGAATCCAGTATCGTAGAGCAAGTTAAGGATATTATGGCAGTGGTTGTCGATCCGGACGGACTTACATTTGATCCTGATTCGATTCAAGTTGAACGGATCACCGAAGATGCGGATTACCAAGGGATGAGAATTCGGTTTCGTGGATCGTTGGACTCAGCCCGAGTCAGTATGCAAATCGATGTCGGATTTGGCGATATAGTCTATCCGGGTCCAGAAGAATCGGATCTGCCGACTATGCTGGATTCTCCCGCGCCGAGGCTTCTGTGTTACAGTCGGGAAAGCGCAATTGCCGAGAAGTTTGAAGCAATGGTAAAACTCGGTGCATTGAACAGCCGTATGAAAGATTTTTACGACATCTGGCTACTCTCCCGTCAGTTCGATTTTGATGGGACAAGGCTCGCCGAGGCGATTCGGCTAACTTTCGAGAGGCGCGGCACGATACTGCCAACTGAGGTAGAGGCGTTCGATAAAGCTTTCATCAGGGCCAAGCAGATACAGTGGTCAGCTTTTTGGAAAAGGCTCCAGCAAGATCATGTTCCTAACTCATTCCACGATATCGTATCGGCAGTGGAATTATTTCTTGCTCCGCTAACCTTCTCAATTTCTCAAGGGAATCCCAAGCCTGTGCGCTGGACCTCTCCAGGTCCATGGGTATGAATGAGACAAATTGATTCTGCATTGGAAAAAACTCATGCCAAAATTTCGAAGAACCAAAAAACGAAAAAAACTTTCTGCAGACAAGGAGCGCTTTTGACATTAAAGTAGCAAGGGTTGATTCAGAGTATTCTTTAAGAAAGAAAACGACGGTATTTATGGCGGTATATTGAATAATTCCAACAAAATAAATATATAAATTACAATATGTTGATTGATATATGTGACGGACGCCGCTCCACCAATGTAGTAAAAAACGAACCCGCCAGAGTCCTTTGAGGATTTTGACGGGTTTATTTTTCTTTATCTGTTCGGGACTGCCCCGATTGCACAATTTCAGGGAAACGGTTTGAGCAATCTATCCCAATATCAGCCCCCCTATACCATCACTTCTGTTATCCTCAATCTGGTCGCCCAGGTCTGTGAGACCATTGGAAAGCTGACGGCATTTTCCGACCTATCCAAATCGTTGCGGTTGCGGCGGATCAATCGTATCCGTACCATTCAGGGCTCGTTGGCCATCGAAGGCAATACCCTGAGTGAAGCACAGATCACGGCAATTCTTGACGGCAAACGGGTGCTTGCTCCGCCCCGCGAGGTGCAGGAAGTCCACAATGCATTGGCCGCGTATGATCGTTTTGGTGTTTGGCGGCCGGAGGTCGAAAAGGATCTGCTTGAGGCTCATCGCCTATTGATGTCCGGCCTGATTGCCGAGGCCGGTCTTTACCGGCCTGGCAGTGTTGGGGTAATGGCAGGCAGTCAGGTCGTCCATATAGCTCCTCCGGCGGACCGGGTTCCGGCACTCATGGACGACCTGTTTCACTGGTTGTCTACTACCGAAGATCATCCCTTGATCGCCGGTGCGGTATTTCATTACGAATTCGAGTTCATCCATCCTTTTGCCGACGGTAACGGCCGTATGGGGCGATTGTGGCAGAGTCTGATTCTCGCCACCTGGAATCCCCTGTTCGCGGAGATCCCGGTGGAAAGCCTGGTTTTCGAACACCAGGCGGCCTACTACAAGGCCTTGCAGGAGAGTAGCAACCTGGCTGATTCCGCCCCGTTTATCACCTTCATGCTTCGGATGATCCTGCAGGCAGTGACCACTGTCGCCCCCCAAGTTACCCCCCAAGTTACCCCCCAAGTCGGCGAACTCCTTTTAGCGATCCAGGGAGAGGCGAGCCGCGAAACGCTGCAAACGGCCCTTGGCCTGCAAGACCGCAAGTCCTTCCGTGAACGCTACCTCAAACCGGCCCTGGCGGATGGTTTGATTGAAATGACTGTTCCCGACAAACCAAACAGCCGTCTGCAGAGATACCGACTCACCGACAAGGGCCGCAATTGGCTGGCTAGCAGATGATGTCCGGTTTTCACCACTTCTAAAAAAATATTGTTCAATATTTTAAGAAGATATAGATTTCGCCTAAAGCGAACGGCCGGCAGACTTCCATGGAACAAAGCTGGAAAAGGCCACCAGCAGACCGGCCACAACCAGGAGACAGCCGGTCCATTGTATGGCCGATAATCGTTCATCAAGGACTATGCGCGCGGTGATCAACCCAGCCACGGGCACCAGGAGCGACCAGGGTGCAACGCGATTGGCGGGATGCCGGGAAAGCAGGTAACTCCATGCACCGTAGCCAAAGATGGTGGCGCCGAAGGCAAGATAGGCCACTGAAAACAGTGAAACACCATTCAGCTGGGTAAAAGCGCGAACAATTCTGTCCGGGGTCTCGATCAGGTAGGAAAGGACAAGGAGAGGGGCCGGTGGAACCAGCGCCGACCAAACCACGAGACTGAGCATATCGAGTTTCTTCCCTTGTGAGGTACAAAATGCCGATGCTTTCCGTACAACGATATTTGACATCCCCCAACATGCGGCAGCAGCTAGTGTCAAGATGAGTGCCCCCGGAGTTATTACGCTTGCCTTGCCGGAGACACCTCCCACCAGATACAGGCCGGCTGCTGCAAGTGCAAGTCCGGCGAGCTGCCTGAGGGTAACCGATTCTCTGAGTAGCGTCACTGCAAAGAGAAGGGTGAAAAAAGCCTGTGCCTGCAAAACAACCGAGGCTATCCCCGCAGGCATGCCGATGTGCATCGCGTAAAAAAGACAGCCAAACTGTCCAACCCCCACGGACATGCCGTAAGCCAGCAAGTAACGGAAATTTACTGCCGGCATTTTCACAAAAAAAACAGCTGGAAATGCCGCCAGGAGAAAACGAAGAGATACCAGAAGCATCGGCGGGATCCCGTCAAGGCCGAGCCGGATTACTGTGAAGTTTGCTCCCCAGATTGTCACCACCAGGAGGGCAATTGCTATGTCTTTACGGTTCATTGCCGCTCATATCAATGTCTGTTGTATTGATTGCTCGTCCGGAATTGTCGGCGAGGTGTTTAGTTCTTTAAATTTGCCAACTCTGATACTGCCTTCCGGGAATTTGGCCACAATTTCAAATTCTCCACCCATTGCCTCAATGTATTTCCGAATTGTGGAAAGGTACATGTCAGTCTGGCTCTCCATCCTTGAGACGGATGCTTGCTTGATTTTGAGCGATTTGGCTAACTGCCGCTGAGTGAATTTGCCAGCTTGGCGAAGTTCGGCCAGAAGCATTTCTTGTAGAGCGACATTGAGCCGCTCTTCTATTTTGTTTTTACTTTCGGCTGGGAGTCTTTCTTTTAACATATTGAATGATTGAGTCATTGTTTATTCCTCCCTCTGTTTTAATCCATCCAAATGTTCTGTAAATAATCTATCGGCTATTGGCATGCGCGTTTGATGCCAATTTTTATCGCCGGCTTTATTCCCGCCAATCAGAAGAATCGCAGCAGCTCTTCTTGAGTCAAGGGCATATCCCATTTCATGGTTAAGTACAATCTATAACGGAGACAAATCCGCAGGACAGTGGATTTGGACGTCCGTCAGGATGCCCGGAGGTGAGCGTCAGGGATGGGGCGAATCAACGTGTCGGGGGGGCCGATTTTTTGTGTCTGTTCCCATGCGTCTCACATAGTAGAGCGGTTTCAAATCTGCCGGAACTCATTCGAATTTTGAGTTGCACGCCACATAGCAGATGTTATGTTGTCGAGTAGTTTTGACTGGATTTCGTGCGCCCGGAGGTCACGGGTACGTGAAAAACCACGAAATGAATCTGCTTTTGGAGGCTGAGCGATGAACAAACAACGTGCCCTTGATCTGCTGAGCCGTAGCAAGACGGAGTTGCAGGCCCGTTTCGGCGTGACCCGGCTGGCCCTGTTCGGATCCACCGCTCGCGATACAGCGAGCAGCGGCAGCGATGTCGATGTACTGGTGGCCTTTGATGGCCCGGCCACCT
Proteins encoded in this region:
- a CDS encoding type IV toxin-antitoxin system AbiEi family antitoxin domain-containing protein; the protein is MKEKPEDIFRSCGGKLRMSDAIQRGITRYMLYSLRDRGAIEQISRGIYRLVELPPIGSPDLVTVGLRFPNAVICLVSALAFHEITTQIPHSVSVAVSRESRMPYLEYPPLIVHRFSDQAYRAGIEEHQIDGVPVKIYNPEKTIVDCFKFRNKIGMDVVLEALKFYRARKRFNLGALLNYAKICRVEKVMSPYLETSI
- a CDS encoding Fic family protein, whose translation is MSNLSQYQPPYTITSVILNLVAQVCETIGKLTAFSDLSKSLRLRRINRIRTIQGSLAIEGNTLSEAQITAILDGKRVLAPPREVQEVHNALAAYDRFGVWRPEVEKDLLEAHRLLMSGLIAEAGLYRPGSVGVMAGSQVVHIAPPADRVPALMDDLFHWLSTTEDHPLIAGAVFHYEFEFIHPFADGNGRMGRLWQSLILATWNPLFAEIPVESLVFEHQAAYYKALQESSNLADSAPFITFMLRMILQAVTTVAPQVTPQVTPQVGELLLAIQGEASRETLQTALGLQDRKSFRERYLKPALADGLIEMTVPDKPNSRLQRYRLTDKGRNWLASR
- a CDS encoding EamA family transporter, which gives rise to MNRKDIAIALLVVTIWGANFTVIRLGLDGIPPMLLVSLRFLLAAFPAVFFVKMPAVNFRYLLAYGMSVGVGQFGCLFYAMHIGMPAGIASVVLQAQAFFTLLFAVTLLRESVTLRQLAGLALAAAGLYLVGGVSGKASVITPGALILTLAAAACWGMSNIVVRKASAFCTSQGKKLDMLSLVVWSALVPPAPLLVLSYLIETPDRIVRAFTQLNGVSLFSVAYLAFGATIFGYGAWSYLLSRHPANRVAPWSLLVPVAGLITARIVLDERLSAIQWTGCLLVVAGLLVAFSSFVPWKSAGRSL
- a CDS encoding nucleotidyltransferase family protein; translation: MNKQRALDLLSRSKTELQARFGVTRLALFGSTARDTASSGSDVDVLVAFDGPATSKRYFGVQFYLEDLFGCPVDLVTEKALRPELLPYIEQERVNV
- a CDS encoding helix-turn-helix domain-containing protein, with protein sequence MTQSFNMLKERLPAESKNKIEERLNVALQEMLLAELRQAGKFTQRQLAKSLKIKQASVSRMESQTDMYLSTIRKYIEAMGGEFEIVAKFPEGSIRVGKFKELNTSPTIPDEQSIQQTLI
- a CDS encoding nucleotidyl transferase AbiEii/AbiGii toxin family protein, which codes for MERFLYRLSRSAHADRFILKGALMLRVWRSPGFRSTMDIDMLGRTSNEESSIVEQVKDIMAVVVDPDGLTFDPDSIQVERITEDADYQGMRIRFRGSLDSARVSMQIDVGFGDIVYPGPEESDLPTMLDSPAPRLLCYSRESAIAEKFEAMVKLGALNSRMKDFYDIWLLSRQFDFDGTRLAEAIRLTFERRGTILPTEVEAFDKAFIRAKQIQWSAFWKRLQQDHVPNSFHDIVSAVELFLAPLTFSISQGNPKPVRWTSPGPWV